In Babesia microti strain RI chromosome IV, complete genome, the sequence CTAATAGATGCGAATTGTAAAATCGAATCGCTAGAGGGAACGATTTCTCAGTTGAAACAGCTAAACTTAGAGTTGGAAGGGGGAGAACATAGGATACAGGAATTACAATCCAAGCTTACCGAATCAAATTCCACAATTGAAAAACTTGAAAAGACGATCACAGAATTGGAAAATGTGTCTAGTAAATATATCGACTACGATGAGAAGATGGATAATTTGCAAAAGCAGCTGAAAGAATACACTGAAAAGATCACAGTGCTGGAAAACAACGCCTCTGAATTCAACTATAAAGACCAAGCTGAAACGTTGAAGACGGAACTGGATAAGTCGCAACTAAAGATAATGGAACTGGAGACTATGATTAAGGAGAACAGCGAAAAAACGGAAAGAGTGCCATCTCCCAGAAAGGACAACGAGGAGGTTGATAGATTAACTTCGGAAATATTACAGTTGAAGAATCAGGTGGACATTCTGCAAAATGAAAAGACTGACCttgaacaaaaattatcacaacaATCTCCCAGAAAGGACAACGAGGAGGTTGATAGATTAACTTCGGAAATATTACAGTTGAAGAATCAGGTGGACATTCTGCAAAATGAAAAGACTGACCttgaacaaaaattatcacaacaATCTCCCAGAAAGGACAACGAGGAAGTTGATAGATTAACTTCGGAAATATTACAGTTGAAGAATCAGGTGGACATTCTGCAAAATGAAAAGACTGACCttgaacaaaaattatcacaacaATCTCCCAGAAAGGACAACGAGGAAGTTGATAGATTAACTTCGGAAATATTACAGTTGAAGAATCAGGTGGACATTCTGCAAAATGAAAAGACTGACCttgaacaaaaattatcacaacaATCTCCCAGAAAGGACAACGAGGAGGTTGATAGATTAACTTCGGAAATATTACAGTTGAAGAATCAGGTGGACATTCTGCAAAATGAAAAGACTGACCttgaacaaaaattatcacaaattagTGCGGTTATTGAAGAAAATAGACAATACAAGGAAAAAATCGAATTACTCGAGAGAAAATTgaatgaaataaataaagAGAAACCAAAAGACTCATTTACAAACGTAGAAGTTATCAATGCAGCTTTTGAAGATGTAAGATCCCTCCCAATCAATTCCTCCAATGCCTCTGATTGGACCGCAATGCCCAGTGAGCTGGAGCTGGAAGAGCataaattgtacaaaaaaaaatctaGTAGAAAGGGGAAAAAGAAATCATCAAGGGAGAAGGAGACTAGCAGAAGTGACATATCATCCAGGTCAACTAGCAGGCACTCAAAGAAGGATAAGCCTACAATCGTTGACAACAACTCTACTGATGTAGAAGCATCAGATTCAAATGAACAGATGATTAGTGATCCAGTTGAATCGATTACAGACCAGTTGAACTTGGTTAAACAATCAACAATACAACTAACTGAGCTGGGGTACGACAGCATATCCAACGTTGGGTCGTACTTGTCTGACTACATATTTGGcggtaattaatttagtaataACACAAGATATAGCCTAATTTTAATGCAATTAGAcactatatataattaacttTCTGTTATGCccaatatatcatttttatctcCTTCGAGAATCATACAGCGCACGAATATAATCAATAGATATTACATTATTGTACCAATACGCAACTTTACTGGTGAATTATCAGCGacaaatgacaaattaCTCGTTCATACCGATAATTTTCCGCCAATAGCACAATATAACTTGAAACAGATACAGAACCATGGCGAATGGGACCAAGCCTTTGCTAGTTTATTGACTATTGTTGATAAGTTAAGTTTAACATCAATATCTTATGTACTGAAACAATGTGGCATCTTCATTTATCGCATAAGGAAATATGAAAAGTATTGCCTATCACAGGACAATGAACATCGGCTGAGATTACTTGATGCATTGgttaaatcaataataactCGAATTTCATGCAAATTGAATGAAGTTAATGATCAGAATGCAGGTGTTTTATGtgaaattttacatttttttTCCAAAAACTACTACCAGTCAGCCTATCGCATATATGAAACATTGGAGAACAAACTAAACGAATTGCATATAGAGGACATGCAGTTAAAACTAAACTTTATCTCTTCcctaacaaattttaccagaATATACGGAATGATGTCAAATGAATGGGCACAAAGACttgttttaaaaatgataaaatctCACAATAAATTAACCATCTCTAGTATGACTCAAGCACTTGACATTTTATCTCCAAAAATGAGTTTATCACAACAAACCATGGATAAAATCATTGACACAGCACTGAGTCTTTTAAATTACACAGAAATGGACATGCTTAGACACTTCCTAACCCACAAAACattgtttatattgatGAACAATTTGGTGAagttatataaaataagACCATCAGAAAAACATTTTCTATTGCAAAAAAGACTACTTGAATTGCACGACTCATCATACGGAGCAAGCAACTACTGTAATATGAGCGAATCGAATTTGAATAAACTCATTTCATCACTACACAAAATGCTAGTGATCAGTTTGATACATGAGTGCGATGATGTAACAAGTGTTtgtatgaaaattttggaaaagaTAACACTGGGAATAATGGATAGATTATTAATTCGCACTCATATGACTTCAAATTGGGGGGTTATAGGATCGGAAACAGTAAAGTACCTGGTGATTTTGGGTAATGTGAATTACTTGGCTAAAAGCATCTCATCATCACCTTTCACGttttattttgaaaaattgttaaagaAGATCGCTATATTATGGGATAAGAATGAATTTACAATCAGTGACACTTACTCTTGTgtattgttgataaatcttctaaaa encodes:
- a CDS encoding hypothetical protein (overlaps_old_locusTagID:BBM_III05080), coding for MEDQNTTNESISNLHMENYFPKDIFSNLDNQKNLKTYHSKTFEKYFESAAKDNVERCRTSAVKEWLNRNLPSEYNERHKPTLKLNLSPNHLNSTYNKQISDYTRNAYNRIEQLKKLQEAYSLLRQKLQEKRRASCHKEVSEAEASVLNTQRLIISLKREDKDKIATELLIQNAEELGIPSKDLETLNGYTFNEALKTIIDIISNMINNKFMTNLKDRCESARRKAGSEYRDEMERIKVDLDMYKTKSEKLESTISTLNSYADSSKQNAEKVMELQHSLEDSNRQINQLKDSLYNMAKVNEELEKNEVKLEESLVELERYKLESQKLESVIKDLELLNQQKHDNEELIKMLHDELDQCKSKSLQLNKKIEDLENSNKENLIPLNNELAQAYQKLSELEHSYEQIEHQKNEADKKLESSIDEIEKQKQHSEELEQSITKLKQTIEEMEKETTDQVNDLQTCLIDANCKIESLEGTISQLKQLNLELEGGEHRIQELQSKLTESNSTIEKLEKTITELENVSSKYIDYDEKMDNLQKQLKEYTEKITVLENNASEFNYKDQAETLKTELDKSQLKIMELETMIKENSEKTERVPSPRKDNEEVDRLTSEILQLKNQVDILQNEKTDLEQKLSQQSPRKDNEEVDRLTSEILQLKNQVDILQNEKTDLEQKLSQQSPRKDNEEVDRLTSEILQLKNQVDILQNEKTDLEQKLSQQSPRKDNEEVDRLTSEILQLKNQVDILQNEKTDLEQKLSQQSPRKDNEEVDRLTSEILQLKNQVDILQNEKTDLEQKLSQISAVIEENRQYKEKIELLERKLNEINKEKPKDSFTNVEVINAAFEDVRSLPINSSNASDWTAMPSELELEEHKLYKKKSSRKGKKKSSREKETSRSDISSRSTSRHSKKDKPTIVDNNSTDVEASDSNEQMISDPVESITDQLNLVKQSTIQLTELGYDSISNVGSYLSDYIFGGN
- a CDS encoding hypothetical protein (overlaps_old_locusTagID:BBM_III05085); translation: MPNISFLSPSRIIQRTNIINRYYIIVPIRNFTGELSATNDKLLVHTDNFPPIAQYNLKQIQNHGEWDQAFASLLTIVDKLSLTSISYVLKQCGIFIYRIRKYEKYCLSQDNEHRLRLLDALVKSIITRISCKLNEVNDQNAGVLCEILHFFSKNYYQSAYRIYETLENKLNELHIEDMQLKLNFISSLTNFTRIYGMMSNEWAQRLVLKMIKSHNKLTISSMTQALDILSPKMSLSQQTMDKIIDTALSLLNYTEMDMLRHFLTHKTLFILMNNLVKLYKIRPSEKHFLLQKRLLELHDSSYGASNYCNMSESNLNKLISSLHKMLVISLIHECDDVTSVCMKILEKITLGIMDRLLIRTHMTSNWGVIGSETVKYLVILGNVNYLAKSISSSPFTFYFEKLLKKIAILWDKNEFTISDTYSCVLLINLLKSKINNVHANKLIQLVNKKCKWQELTNSELNATLKCMISLKQRNLIDSLDSIIPQIRNYKDLQIDTAIDLNQQGLIDLSFCLYLAEETLDRLNLAQLARLEDYLTNISHRTGGYTTHLTACGDGDMVKELLDRIAAIVKSGKTFPDQENICRLKNTASEIYAIDDSSSEIKLRAVRSARRLGLPIQLTVQ